GGCCTCGCCGTCGTCCGCGCGGCCGACGACGACACCTTCACGCACTCCGTCAACGTGGCCGTCCTGTCCCTGGCCGTCGGGCTTCGCTCCGGCCTGACGGACCGCCTTCTGCGCCGCCTTGGCGTGGGCGCGCTCCTGCACGACATCGGCAAGGCGCTCCTGCCAAAAGAGCTTCTGAAGAAGCGCGAGCCGCTGACCCCCGAGGAGCGCGAGATCATGAAGACGCACACCACGCTGGGCTTCCAGGCGCTGCGGGAAGAGGCGCCGAGCATGAGCCCCCTCAGCACGAACGTGGCCCTCTCGCACCACGAGCGGCTCGACGGGTCGGGCTACCCCAGGGGCATCCGCGATCCCGAGATCCATCTCTTCTCGAAGATCGTCGCCGTCGCCGACGTGTGGGACGCGATGGTGTCCAACCGCCCGTACCGGCCCGGCGTGTCGGAGGTCGAGGCCGCTCGCACGCTTGCCGCAGGCGCCGGCCGCCTGTTCCGGCCGGAACTCGTGCAGCGGCTGCTCGTCCGCGTCGCCGTCTTCCCCACGGGGACCTACGTGCGCCTCTCGGACGGGCGCGCGGGCGTCGTGACCCGCCAGACCCCGAACACGCCCACGCAACCCGAGGTCACGGTGCTCTGGGACCGTCGCAACCGCCCGGTGAAGCCGACGACGGTGCGCATCGGCGAGGACGGCCTCTTCATCGACGCCGTGATGGACCACCTGCCGAGCGCCCTCGACGGCCGCGCGGGGTCGTGAACGGCGGCCGAACCTGTCCCCTCTCGTGCGCATAGGATGCGGCCGGGGAAAGATACGATGCCACTGCGCCTGCGGATGACCACGCGACCGCGGATCGGCCTGGCGCTCGGCGCCGGAGGCCTTCGCGGCGTGGCGCACGTCGGAGTGCTCAGCGTTCTGGAAGAGGCCGGGATCCGCGCCGACGTGGTGGCCGGCACCAGCGCCGGCGCGATCGTGGGCGCGCTGTACGCCAGCGGCTGGAGCCCCTCCGCCATGCGCCGCGTCCTCGAGCAACTGCGTCCCAAGGACGTCTTCGACTCCAACCTGCGGCCCGTGCCGTTGCTGAAGATGGCTCTCAAGGCCGGCCTCGACGCCCTGAAATTGCCGTCGGACTGCCTGCGCGCGCCGATGGGGATCGTCCCGGGACAACGGCTCCTCAGGCAGCTCGAGCGCTGGACGGAGGGGCGGCGGCTGGGCGAGACGGCGCGCCCGTACATCGCGGTGGCCACCGTGGTCGAAACCGGCGAGCGCGCGATCTTCGGGCCGCCCGAACTGCCGGACGCCGCGGCGCAGGCCGGGATGCCCACGGTCCTCTTCCGGGACGGATCCGTCGCGCTCGCCGCACGCGCCAGCAGCTCGATTCCGGGCGTATTCGAACCGGTTCGCTGGGAGGGGCGGACGCTGGTCGACGGCGGCCTCGTCGACAACGTGCCGGGCGACATCCTCAAGGCGATGGGCGTGGAGCTGGTGATCGGCGTGGCGCTGGGGCTGCGCGGCAACGAGCCCGCCCGGGTGGACAACGTGGTGGAGATCGTGGACCAATCCGTTGCGATCATGATCAACGCCATGTCGAGGCGGGACGCGGTGCGCGGCGCCGACGTGGTGATCGCCCCGGCCGTGCCCGGGCTCTCGCTGACCCGCTTCGACACGGTGCGCGCGACGATCGCCGCCGGCGAGGCCGCGGCCCGGGAAGCGCTGCCGTCGATCCTCGCCGCGCTGGAAGAGCTGGGCTAGCCTCCGTTCAGTCCTCCTCGTCCTCGTGGTGCGCCTCGACGACCTGATGCCCGCACTCCGGGCAAGTCCAGATGTGGTCGTGCGGCACGGGTCCCTCCGAACTCCGGCCGAACTCGATCCAATCGCAGATCCAGGCTTCCATGTCGTGGCCGCAGCGAGGGCACGTCACACGGTCCACCTCCTCGGGTTCCGGCGCGGCAGCGGCACGCGGTTCAGCGCCGGCCGCCCGCCGTCTCCTCCTCGCGCGCGCGCCGCCGCTCCCGCCCATTCGCCGCGGCACCGAAGCCGCGGCGCCCCGTGCGCCTGGGCGCCCTGCGCGGCGGCTCCTCAGGCGTCAGCCGGACCTCGACCTCGCGCCGGGTGGGCGTGAGCGCCGCGAGCGCCGCGGCGACCAGGCGGGTCGAATCGTAGGTCTCAAGAAGCGTTTCGGCAAGGCCCAGATAGGCGTCGACCGCCCCCTGCTCCATCGTCTCGATCAGCCGCCCGGCGACGGCGCTGCGCTGGCCCTCCAGCGCGTCCGCAAGCGTGGGCGCGTGCCGTCGCGCGAGGGTCTGGCGCGTCGCCTGCTCGATCCAGTGCAGCTGGCGCAGCTCCCGTGGGGTCACGAACGTCACGGCCTCGCCGGCGCGGCCGGCCCGCCCCGTGCGGCCCACGCGATGGACGTAGCTCTCCGGGTCCTGCGGGATGTCGAAGTTGATCACGTGCGTCACGTCGCTCACGTCGAGCCCCCGGGCGGCGACGTCCGTCGCGACGAGCACCTCGCAGGCTCCGGAGCGGAAGCGGCGCATGACCTGGTCCCGCTGCCGCTGCGACAGGTCGCCGTGCAGCGCCTCGGCGAGGTAACCGCGCTTTTGCAGCCCCTCCGCGATTTCGCCCACCCGTCGCTTCGTGCGCCCAAA
This DNA window, taken from Clostridia bacterium, encodes the following:
- a CDS encoding HD-GYP domain-containing protein; translated protein: MRVVPVGPNLVGRRLAKSVVLKDGRVLLKAGTVLTPAYVESLARRGFQWVHVHHELLPDLVLDADISEQLRIRATEQVYRAAESVSKRRPLDHVGIERTAEMLLEEVRSNGDVIYGLAVVRAADDDTFTHSVNVAVLSLAVGLRSGLTDRLLRRLGVGALLHDIGKALLPKELLKKREPLTPEEREIMKTHTTLGFQALREEAPSMSPLSTNVALSHHERLDGSGYPRGIRDPEIHLFSKIVAVADVWDAMVSNRPYRPGVSEVEAARTLAAGAGRLFRPELVQRLLVRVAVFPTGTYVRLSDGRAGVVTRQTPNTPTQPEVTVLWDRRNRPVKPTTVRIGEDGLFIDAVMDHLPSALDGRAGS
- a CDS encoding patatin-like phospholipase family protein, encoding MAHVGVLSVLEEAGIRADVVAGTSAGAIVGALYASGWSPSAMRRVLEQLRPKDVFDSNLRPVPLLKMALKAGLDALKLPSDCLRAPMGIVPGQRLLRQLERWTEGRRLGETARPYIAVATVVETGERAIFGPPELPDAAAQAGMPTVLFRDGSVALAARASSSIPGVFEPVRWEGRTLVDGGLVDNVPGDILKAMGVELVIGVALGLRGNEPARVDNVVEIVDQSVAIMINAMSRRDAVRGADVVIAPAVPGLSLTRFDTVRATIAAGEAAAREALPSILAALEELG